The segment GCAGAGGGTCGCGCTGCGCGCGGCCGTGGCGGTGGCGGCCCCGGCGCCGCGCGCGGCTGGTCGGCTGCGGTGACCTGCTGGCGGTGCGGGCGCAGGGGGCACGTTCGTTCGTCGTGCGGTGCGAAGAGCGCGAGACGGAGCGGAACTAACGACAGTGAAGTTCAAGGTCGCGCACGGGGTAAAATTCAATATCTTGATAGTGATAGTGCATCGGAAAGTGAAATGTTTAGTTTAAAAGTGTGCGGCCTAGGTGATCGCCCATATAGTGTGCGTATACAGATAAACGAAATGTATTTGGATTTCGAGCTGGACACTGGCAGTAAGTTATCTACGATTAACTATGACTGTTATgagcgatattttaaaaattgtacattAAGGGAAAATCATGTTCGTTTACGTTCCTATACGGGAACTTTAATTGAACCGGTAGGTTATTTGTTAGTCGACGTCACACTGGAAACGTACAAGGCGAGTCAACTGAAATTATTTGTCATTAAGGACGGGGGCCCTCCGCTGATGGGTCGTTCTTGGCTTCGTCATTTAAAAATTGATGCGTTAGAAATTAatgattttctttgtaatttaagaaatGACACCATAGTGGAGAGTCTGCGTCAAGAGTTTCCTACCGTGTTCGCGCCTGGATTAGGTACATGTTCGGTAAGGATGTCATTAAAACTCAAAGATAAGACTCCGGTATTTTTTAAAGCGCGACAGTTGCCTTTAGCCTTACGCGTGCCAGTCGAGAAAGAGTTGGATCGGCTCGTGGTAGAAGGTACCATAGTTAAAGTGGATTATTCCGATTTTGGAACCCCAATCGTGCCGGTAATTAAAAAGTCGGGTGAAATCCGCATCTGTGGAGACTACAAAGTGACCATAAACCCGAAATTGTTACGGGAGCCCTACCCACTACCACGAATCGAAGAATTATTTGCCGCTTTGAGTGGTGGTCAACAGTTTTCTAAGATCGACCTCACTAACGCGTATCAGCAATTACTATTAGATGAAGATTCTCAGCCCTATAGCGCGATATCAACACACATAGGTACGTTTGTGTATAAACGCACGCCATATGGATTGAATTGCATTCCCGAGAAGTTTCAAAAGTTCATGGAGGAGACCCTGCGTGGGTTGAACGGTGTAGTAGTTTATCTGGACGACATCGCGGTGACCGGCCGGGACAGGGCGGAACatgttgttaatttaaaacGCGTTTTGGGACGCTTACGTGATGTCGGTCTTAGAATTAAGTATGAGAAATGTTCATTCTTACAAGATAGTATAACCTACGTTGGTTTTGTTATTGATAAAAACGGATTACATCCAGATCCGAACAAAGTTAAAGCAATTGTCGACGCACCCGCGCCAACCGATGTACCACAGTTGCGTTCATTTTTGGGGTTGGTCAACTATTACTCTAAGTTTTTGGCTAACATCAGTACGGTGCTGGCACCCTTGCACGAGTTGTTGAAGAAGAATATTAGTTGGAATTGGTCGCGAAAATGTGACAAAGCCTTCGAAACAATTAagaatatgataataaataagaatattctTGTTCATTACGACCCGACGTTGCCGTTGGTGCTATCTGTAGACAGTAGTTCGTACGGCATCGGGAGCACACTAGCACATCGCTACCCGAATGGCGAGGAGCGCCCTATATGTTTCGCGTCGCGGACGTTAAATAAGGCCGAGCGCGCGTATAGTCAATTAGATAAAGAGGCCTTAGCCATTGTCAGTGGGGTTagtaaaaatcatcattatttgtacggtcgtaattttattattaagactGACCATAAACCCCTTGTGTTTATATTCGGCTCAAAATCAGGGTTGCCACAAACAGTTGCCAGTAGATTGTTGAGATACGCGGTACGATTAGCAGCGtatgattttgaaattgaatttgTAAAATCTAAGGACAACTGTAGTGACGCTTTATCGCGTCTGCCTTTGCCGTATGAACGTAGAGAGGCGGAAATGGAACCAATGGCGTACATAAATTACGTTGAAGACTCATTCCCGATTTCCGCTAAGGAAGTGGCGCGAAATACCGTGAatgattgtgttttaaaaaatatctatcgaTATGTGGAAACCGGTTGGCCTTCCAAAGTAGCAGAAGTCGAAAAACCTTATTTTTACCGCAAGGACAGTCTAAGCATTGAAAAGGGGTGCCTTTTATACAATCATAGGGTTGTGGTACCAGAGGTGCTGCGACGCCGGGTGCTACGCGAACTTCACGAGGGGCATCTGGGCGTCGTAAAGATGAAATCTATCGCTAGGGGGTATGTTTACTGGCCTCAGCTAGATGCTGAAATAGAAAGTTTAACCCGCGAATGCTCCGCATGCTGCCAGCAGCGCGACGCGCCGCCGCGTGCCCAGCTGCATCCGTGGGCTTTCCCGGCGAACCCCTGGAGCCGTTTGCATATTGATTTTGCGGAATTTAGAGGTAAGCGTTATTTAATCACGGTGGATGCTCACAGTAAGTGGGTTGAAGTACAAAAAATGAACGATGGTACCACAGCCACAGCCACTATAGGTAAGCTACGCGAATTGTTCGCACGTTTTGGATTACCATCGGTCGTGGTCAGCGATGGAGGCCCTCCATTTAGTTCGTTCGAATTCGCCGAGTATATgcgtaaaaatttaattacacataCTATAACCAGTCCATACAGACCGGCGGGAAACGGTGCCGCGGAAAACGCCGTGAAGTCCGTGAAGAAGGCTATGAAGAAAGCGGTGCATGAAGGTATGGATATTGATACGGCGGTCAACAAATTCTTATTCCAGTACCGTAACGCGGAACACGCGAGTACGGGAGTCGCGCCAGCTGTCGCCCTCCTGGGCCGGCGCCTGCGCGGGCGACTCGATGTGCTGAAACCGTCTGCGGCGGATCGCATGGTAACTTCTCAAGATAAATCGGGACAGCAAAAACCTGGATTGGACAGGAGCGTGGAGGTCGGTAGTGCAGTCTTAGCCCGTAATTACAGTCCGAGGCAGGACAAATGGTTACCAGCTGATGTTACGGCTCGGGAGACCCCCTGTACTTATAGAGTACGCACGTCTGACGGTCGAGAATTCCAACGTCACATAGATCAGCTGTTATCAGTGAGAAAGCCAGCTCGATACTCTTCCGTTCCTGCTATTGAAAGCTCCGCCTCTAATGAGTTTAATGAGCCAGAGGAGGGTCAACCCGATTCCAACGTCGATTCGGCGCCGTCAGGTGCGAATGTACTTAATACATCTGGTGTAAATGTATGCGACACTGCTGAACCATTTCCGCCTCCGATTAATGTTACAGACGAACCGCGCACACGCCCCAGGCGTGCCGGTAGGTTTACTGGGAAATATGGAAAATGTTAAGTTTACGTTTTATCTcgtttattaaaactaaatttacttTGCATGTTGAGATATAAATTAGTTGTATCTCCGTATGATTTTGAGACAAATTGTATTGGACGATCTAtcctataattttcattattttttgtttactattcTTATTgcttgcgttttttttttgtataagtattttttttaagggGGGGCGTGTTGTATGTGGGTACTTTGGTAATAAATCAGTTATGTCACCGACGCGGTCTTTGATTGTTGCTCCCGTATTATAATAGTCTTAATAATCGTAATATCTAActacaatatattaatattccGAATACTTTTTTATATCGAAATATTCCTCTAATTAGTCAACAATACTGTATTGGGGTgtggataataaataaatcaatagtcCATTAGGCAAGAATTGAACCTATAACTTTTGGGTGAGCCCTACCCGTTTACCGTGGAGCTACTCGTATTGaaaaaattatgaaacaaaTTTACTTTGTCCGCTCAATCGCATTCGCTCACCACTTCAATTTGAAATTCGCGTCCTGTATGCTCAATACACAAAAAAGCTTTGGTACAAATATCGGCACGACACGCGGAATGATAGACTCGTAGATAGTACATATGTATGAAATGTGAGCATAAACTTTTATAGGTCAGTTAAATAAGAAAAGAGCAAACCACCGTTCAAAATCTCTCAGTGCCAAAGGACGaaggtcttcgaacagtgcatgaTGTCTGTAATGAccacggatccgagacttggtcgctgactatgggatttattagaaggctcaaagtcactcagcgggcgatggagcgagctatgcttgggggtttcctgcgtgatcgaatcaggaatgaggagatccgcagacgaaccaaagtcaccgacattgctcagcgagtcgcgaagctgaaatggcaatgggcaggccacatagttcgaaaagccgatagaCGTGGGGGTCTAAAGGTGCTGGaaagcgaccccgcaccggaaagcgcagtgttggtcgacccccaactaGGTGGATCAAGGACAACAAACCGGTTGCATGGAGCCGCTACATGCTGTATTGCTGACGGTTCGAGGCCATTgttttgaaagtccatgcaaaatacctatgtccagctgtggaagtccatcggctgtaaattatgatgatgaaacatcCGTCATGTGAGTACCACTTTGTTATTAAATTCTTTGTACTTTTCTATTGTCactaatgttattaattaattaattatcttccGATAAACCCGTGACCTAAAAGTCTCATGGAAATGAGAATTACGAGTATACCAGTACTttgtaaacattattaattatggTGTAGGTGATCAAGTAGAATATTGTATTTCAGTGTTCTGTTATCTTTAACCgaatactaattaaaattaaaattttaattctatGATACAAGTGAATGTGTTGACTTCAGTTGACAATCCATCAACATATGAGCCAAAACACGACAAAGTGATTGGTAAAagacaaaagacgtaccgccaagcgattaaacGTTCTGGTACGAAgtccgaaaggagtgtggattttcatccacctcctaacaagatagcccacttacatcttagattgcatcatcacttaccatcaggtgagattgtaatcaagagctaacttgtaaaaagtaaataattaaaaaaaatgttgtgcgCGGGTCTACCTACGAAATATACCTACCAACATATCCCTTCTTTccgaattttacattttacatttggTTATTAAATACtcataaatgttaaaatttattaaattatgttcaATGTcgtagtaatttaaatattgaaagaatttttctactATCTAGAAAAACGTGTCTATAATTTTAGACATGAAAGCTAACTAGAAAATGTTGAAGTTAAATTTTCATTcttttcatttcataatttcaattgggtgaatgaaaaataatactGGAAATGGAAAATTGAATACCTAATTGCTTTTATATCTTGCTTTCACCTACGTACAGCATTAGACATCATACtcgaactagcggacgcccgcgacttcgtccgcgagaaatttagttttcaacaaatccctcgggaaccatggatttttctgagatcaaaagtagcctatgtgtaatgccagagtaaaatctattttcatttcaaatattagcaaaatcggttctgtagttgcggcgttaaagagtaacaaacatccatacaaactttcgcgtttataatattagtaggataggatagatGAATCAggatttttttagaaattgttagATACTTACCTATGTTTTttggtaggtactcgtactgTACATTGTGGCTTAATAATAACTGTGTAAATCAGTATACAGTACAGtatggctggtaggaggctttggccgaggctagttaccaccctaccgacaaagacgtaccgccaagcgatttagcgttccagtacgatgtcgtgtagaaaccgaaaaggggtgtggattttcatcctcctcctaacaagttagcccgcttgcatcttagactgcatcatcacttaccattaccatcaggtgagattgtagtcaagaggtaacttgtaaagaataaaaaaaaatacaatataggtACATGAATGTGGAACTGTGCTGCGGTGTCGGGtagcaataatttaaatattaacaagtTCATTAactaaaatgtaataattttaacactttCATACAATCTTTTATAAGAAACGTCCATCCAAACTTGAAAAAACGCAAAATTGATCTCACCTCGTTCCGACTACGCTTCATTGAACCTAAAAAGGTAATTGGGGCAGCAGCCCTCGAAAAAAGCGTTAAAAGTCCCtatggataaaatatatttcttcgGCAAAAATGCTTTGGCTCAGAGCTCTTAAAAAATTGCTCCGAAACTTtcttgttaaattaattattgcgATCGGTTCACTACTATGGATATGTTTCAAACGAAAAtgctattattaataaaataaaagtgcagtgagtttgtttgttttaacgcgctaatctgtgaaactttttaatttattgttatttgtaatgTAAAAGAAGGGACTTATTAGATCTCACATTCTTATACAATTTACTGAGAAACCAGATTGACGCACCAAATCTGCTACGCAAAATGAACTTTAGGGAACTAATACCGCAACGCACTAGAACTGTTTTTGGCGCCTATTCTACTATGCCTaggctatgtaaattatataacgcacttggtcggtctatagatatccacatagactcaccaaggacatatcgcaagttagttttactagatttgctaaactaatttttctttttgtttttaccaattccattttattttttgtattatatagtatattcaaatagtagttgtaaaatgtttccttttcttgttactgtaaaatgtattttttttcttatgtaaactgattttatgtaatcgttaatttatattaatattacggaaatgtgcatgccgtgtctaccttcatttgattgtgcagagccttgtgtttgtttgtttttttttagattgtatttgtgtaaatgctgcaacagtcactggttgaccaaataaataaatagataattgtaattttttgcgACCGTTGAAATTGAGGATTCTAAATTTAACCACAATAACCTAAGCAAACATAAATACATCATCAAGGACCAAAAAACCAATATTGTAATATGAGTACAagtaagaaaatatcaaaaggaaaaaataaaacaaatcaaagAAGCGGGAAAACAATATCAAATTTATGAAAAGCACCCCAACTCTGAATTACGTTAcaccaaataaattaattattagccGATTCTATATTCGAAAAAcgataaaattatacttattgaATCTACAGAAAATACCTATATTGATTTGGCTTCTTTACAACCACTATCTAGAATGATCCGAATCATGGGAGATTCTTAAGTTCAACTTAAGTTCTACTGCGAATTTccttaaagaaagaaaagcttactAAGCAATATCTAAGGCATATAGGCTACAACGACAACAACAAACTAACCACAGTTTACAAAGTAGAGATTtccaatatttttgtaaagaagtctatattatatttacagaaGCCGTCAAACttgcatgaaaaaaatacgactTTGAACGGCTTTCCTGTAAAAGATTCTGTATAGCGCGGCGAGTTTTTTCCCATCGTcgatatgtataaaataacaagTTGGAACTGGCGAAAGATCGGTTTTCATAATAAGTGCCGTAATAAAATCCGAGTGGAAAAGTGATTTGTTTTTCTCATTTCCCGCGGCCTATTcaatgaatttataaaaagaataacatttttttaaccaGAATATGTTATGGATACTCAAACATCTTGCCAAGCCTACGACATCGCCTACGttcaatttacaaaaatatgtgtAGGCTGTCGTATAATAACAGAGCTTTTATATTTCCCATTTTCCGCCAAGTTGTATTCCTAAGTTTTAACTTCATGTATGTATTTATCTATGTATGCAAAATTAACTCAACCCGTCAATTTTTTTTGCCCATTTGTGCCTATTTATAAAGTGCTTTTTATTGCATTTACGTAAGTTGTgaaattttttcatataaaacacTGCCCAataaatcttacctctttattatctaagataattaataattacatacataataataataattatattattattatttttataaatttttaataatgttttgtattttatacttatattgttaaaaattaaaaaaaagaagtaagaaataaatgggagactaaaaataattatattaaaattaattattgccaataattgacataatattgaatttaagttaaaaaatgaaaatgaaagtttgtgaggttgtaggggtaactaggtaatctctggacctactgaaccgattgtgaaaattcttttaccaatagaaaaccgcgttatttgtgagtgtcataggttatattttatcaccgtatctCTATGAGAACGAAAAATACACGGGTGAAACCCCGGGGCATCTGCTAGCTATactttgcatttataaaattaattatgatacctgatacttaaatattatagaactctggatgaccttattTTCTCTTgttgaccttagtaccatgctcaatgacctcagcagagtttctcaacaggtggatCTGAAAATGAACGTGACCAAAACGAAAATAGCGAgagatggaacgagctatgctaggagtatctctacggaatcgaatcagaaatgaagacatccgcagaagaaccaaagtcactgacatagctcaacgtgtcgcaaagctgaagtggcaatgggcagagcACATAgcgcgaagagccgatggacattgcggtcccaaggtgctggaacggcgaccccaCACAaagaagcgcagtgttggtcgacccttcaccaagtggactgacgacatcaagcgagtcacaggcattcgctggatgcaggccgctcaggatcgtgatgtttggaagtccctacaaaaggcctatgtcctgcagtgaacgtccatcggctgatgttatgatgatgatgatgatgatgatgataggcagcatagttatttttattacttaaatttagTAGGTACCATCATAACACATCGATGAACAGAATTCAGTAATTTCAGTAAGAGctacaaatatttatagaagCCGTCAACAAAGTCCCAATCTATTACCAGCAGACTGATTGATGAGGATTTTAGTCTCTCCATTTAAGATAATAAGTTCAACCTAAGACTCCCAAGTAAGCGGCTTATTTAAAAGCTATAGAAAGATTATTCGGATATATAACGGAGAAATCATCATTATAGACCTAAGTGTTATTTGAGTTCCCCGGTTAGAATTTAAGTAGGATTTATCCTATAAGATCTTAGACTGGCGAGGTcctttgtcatttatttttatatcaatacaATTTGAAATAAGCGCTCAgtaaagaagatggtccattttaggTCCACTCTTTTAcccttctttttaattttattaaaatttgttaaagtgaataaatctaactaaataaaaagaaataaaaaaatttagttatttcAAAATTGAGAAGTGTCCATATGaagctactagctgacgccgcgcggtttcacccgcgtgtttcccgttcccgtaggaatacggggataatatagcctatagctttcctcgataaatgggatatctaacactgaaaaaatttttcaattcggaccagtagttcctgagattagcgcgttcaaccaaacaaactcttcagctttataatattagtatagatgcagcGTTGGCTAAATTACTCTTATGCTTCGGTGAAACATAATACATCAGCCGCGACTTTTTTCCTCTCCGAAGGCTTCGTTACGACAATGACTGTTTCACGGAGGTTACGTTAGACTACCCTCCAATTTCTCGTCACAATACTTTTTGATGCCATTCAGCaacagtttttgtttctataaatcAGCCCTGTGATTGCACAAAGACCCGATACaagacaaaaatacaaaaacatttttgttgagAACCTTGGTGGAAACTGATTTCCctgaaaatatacctaatactttGATACCAGCCGGTATTcttaaatcacactaatattataaatccgaaaatttgtgagtgtgtgtattgtttgttcctcctttccCTACGCTGcgattactgaagcgatttggctgaaaattggaatggaaatatattatactcttaACACATTCAAATAtgtgtctgtttgtgatttcaagaaaactgtgttttctcaagtaaTTAAAGTTGTTTACACGATAccatgtggatatgacctctgcctccgattccggagggcgtgggttcgaatccggtccggggcatgcaccaccaacttttcagttgtgtgcattttaagaaattaaatatcacgtgtctcaaacgtgtctatattttttttttaaaagatgcTTTTATGTTTTGACATTTTTGGTAATTTCAGACAATTTAtaggttttatgtttttatacaaaaaacctaaataaaatacatttcagCAATAAGTAATTActgcatttcaattttattaatattaacgtccttacaaaatcaccgcaaaaagtgatccgaataataggctacaaaattgtgcgcacacatgcataattttcgtctttaattctattatttatttatgtaggtatatatagtttttaaacttcttgaacacacaactcggcattgtcgatgatatttaggtattctaaataacgttcgttgttgaccacaactaacattgagatgtggaaatttcctcttttgagcgccacATTTTTCACATCTTTCAATCTATTTCAGTCCTTTCATATTAGTTTCGTTTTCAGTCCTTTCATATTAGTTTCGTTCATTTGGTTTCGTTCTACAGTGAGTTATTGAtggaatatctatactatatcatactttttttagttatatcaatattatttgttacactTATTAAAAATGGCTAATCAGGgactaaaaatttattatcaGAATGTTCGTGGTTTGCGAACGAAAACAAATGATTTACAGAGGAATATATTACtccaactcgttgagctatgtcggtgactttggttcttctgcggatctcctcatttctgattcgatcacgcagagatactcctaacatagctcgttccatcgcccgctgtgtgactctgagccttcttatgaggcccatagttagcgaccaagtctcggaaccataggtcatcactggcaacacgcactgttcgaagacttttgtcttcaggcactgaggaatttcggacgaaaagatgtcgcgaagtttcccgaatgcagcccagccgagttggattcgacggttcacctctatctcgaaattggacctacctaactggatcatatgtcctaggtatatgtattcgtctacaatttcgagtgcagcgttctcaactataactgggtagagcgatacatgagcattacacattatttttgttttgcccatgttcattttcaggcccacctgttgagaaacgctgctgaggtcattgagcatggtactaaggtcatccagagtctgtgccatgatgactacatcatccgcgaaccgcagttgagtgatgtactcgccattgatgttgatgccaagtccgccccagtccagaagcttaaagacgtcttccaatgcggcggtaaatagcttcggagagatcacatctccctgacgcactcctcgctgcaactggattggcctcgtagtctgatcctgaatacggactgacatagtggcgttttcgtacaagcacttcaacgcttggatatacctgtaatcaattcggcatctctgcaatgaccttagcacagcccaggtttccaccgaatcgaaggctttctcatag is part of the Bicyclus anynana chromosome 5, ilBicAnyn1.1, whole genome shotgun sequence genome and harbors:
- the LOC128198129 gene encoding uncharacterized protein K02A2.6-like, whose amino-acid sequence is MPIGKIECFDLNSKKWSAYIRRVEQFIQLNKIDDDLKVATLITVVGQPTYDLMSDLCAPNNPETKTFADLVKLIGEHIEPKRSDIAERHVFRLRRQRAGEPLSQYLQALKHLASTCNFRSNLEENLRDQFVSGLASDDMRSRLFAEPELTYKRAVELAFALEAADRHAQASVSSSTAGGECAPAAEPLLRVAAEGRAARGRGGGGPGAARGWSAAVTCWRCGRRGHVRSSCGAKSARRSGTNDSEVQGRARGKIQYLDSDSASESEMFSLKVCGLGDRPYSVRIQINEMYLDFELDTGSKLSTINYDCYERYFKNCTLRENHVRLRSYTGTLIEPVGYLLVDVTLETYKASQLKLFVIKDGGPPLMGRSWLRHLKIDALEINDFLCNLRNDTIVESLRQEFPTVFAPGLGTCSVRMSLKLKDKTPVFFKARQLPLALRVPVEKELDRLVVEGTIVKVDYSDFGTPIVPVIKKSGEIRICGDYKVTINPKLLREPYPLPRIEELFAALSGGQQFSKIDLTNAYQQLLLDEDSQPYSAISTHIGTFVYKRTPYGLNCIPEKFQKFMEETLRGLNGVVVYLDDIAVTGRDRAEHVVNLKRVLGRLRDVGLRIKYEKCSFLQDSITYVGFVIDKNGLHPDPNKVKAIVDAPAPTDVPQLRSFLGLVNYYSKFLANISTVLAPLHELLKKNISWNWSRKCDKAFETIKNMIINKNILVHYDPTLPLVLSVDSSSYGIGSTLAHRYPNGEERPICFASRTLNKAERAYSQLDKEALAIVSGVSKNHHYLYGRNFIIKTDHKPLVFIFGSKSGLPQTVASRLLRYAVRLAAYDFEIEFVKSKDNCSDALSRLPLPYERREAEMEPMAYINYVEDSFPISAKEVARNTVNDCVLKNIYRYVETGWPSKVAEVEKPYFYRKDSLSIEKGCLLYNHRVVVPEVLRRRVLRELHEGHLGVVKMKSIARGYVYWPQLDAEIESLTRECSACCQQRDAPPRAQLHPWAFPANPWSRLHIDFAEFRGKRYLITVDAHSKWVEVQKMNDGTTATATIGKLRELFARFGLPSVVVSDGGPPFSSFEFAEYMRKNLITHTITSPYRPAGNGAAENAVKSVKKAMKKAVHEGMDIDTAVNKFLFQYRNAEHASTGVAPAVALLGRRLRGRLDVLKPSAADRMVTSQDKSGQQKPGLDRSVEVGSAVLARNYSPRQDKWLPADVTARETPCTYRVRTSDGREFQRHIDQLLSVRKPARYSSVPAIESSASNEFNEPEEGQPDSNVDSAPSGANVLNTSGVNVCDTAEPFPPPINVTDEPRTRPRRAGRFTGKYGKC